In Paenibacillus sonchi, a single genomic region encodes these proteins:
- a CDS encoding carbohydrate kinase family protein yields MIGFDDRLIFENKSNDLLAAGELLVDMISNEYDDTFQSAGYTKFPGGSPSNIAINVRKLGISSIMVSAVGEDGFGKFLVDRLRGEGLETQGIQRNSNSTSLVVVSKSKSTPVPIFYRGADYHLAYTPMLDAALKSSSIVHFSCWPVSRTPSRQTIERMIAEARKQGMLIGFDPNYHSAIWQEGEDGVQYVKDLISKVDIIKPSEDDAERLFGRDTPYRQLEKFLELGAKQVILTLGENGAIVSNGRETRIFETLATDVVDTTGAGDAFWSGFYTAAVKGYTLQEALNLGFAVSAFKLKYTGAVVDLPKIEDIQAYYNL; encoded by the coding sequence ATGATTGGTTTTGATGACAGGCTGATTTTTGAAAATAAATCCAATGACCTGCTGGCGGCCGGTGAACTGCTCGTTGACATGATCTCCAATGAGTATGATGACACCTTTCAGTCTGCCGGATATACAAAGTTTCCGGGAGGCTCACCCTCCAATATCGCGATCAACGTGAGGAAGCTTGGGATCAGTTCTATCATGGTTTCTGCAGTGGGAGAGGACGGCTTTGGCAAGTTTCTGGTAGACCGGCTGCGGGGAGAAGGACTGGAGACACAGGGCATTCAGCGTAACTCCAATTCTACGAGCTTGGTGGTGGTATCCAAGAGCAAATCGACTCCGGTTCCGATTTTTTACCGCGGTGCGGACTATCATCTGGCTTATACGCCAATGCTTGATGCCGCTTTGAAGTCTTCTAGTATTGTTCACTTTTCCTGCTGGCCCGTATCCAGAACCCCTTCCCGGCAAACCATCGAACGGATGATTGCAGAGGCGAGAAAACAGGGGATGCTGATCGGCTTCGATCCCAATTATCATTCTGCGATTTGGCAGGAGGGTGAAGACGGCGTACAATACGTGAAAGACTTAATCTCCAAAGTGGATATTATCAAGCCATCGGAGGACGATGCCGAGCGGCTGTTCGGACGTGACACGCCTTACCGTCAACTGGAGAAGTTTCTTGAGCTTGGAGCCAAGCAGGTTATTTTGACGTTAGGGGAGAACGGGGCCATTGTCTCGAATGGGAGAGAAACAAGAATCTTTGAGACCCTGGCCACGGATGTTGTGGATACCACGGGGGCCGGAGATGCGTTCTGGTCCGGGTTTTATACGGCGGCAGTGAAAGGGTATACGCTGCAGGAAGCCTTGAATCTCGGATTTGCTGTAAGTGCCTTCAAATTGAAATATACCGGAGCTGTAGTCGATCTGCCAAAAATTGAGGACATTCAGGCATATTACAATTTGTAG
- a CDS encoding glycoside-pentoside-hexuronide (GPH):cation symporter, translating to MAIREESNQKLSLLEKVSYGLGDTASNLIYAVVTTYLTFYFTDVYGIGAAAVGTLLLVARLVDMVDSPIFGILIDKTHTKWGKSRPWILWSCFPFTIVTILLFMGPELSASGKLVYAYIFYIASNILYTAVNNPLTTLLPSLSSEIQERTVANSFRMFGGQLGGLLVNLTLLPLVAFFGNGDQQKGFFHTMILFGAVGLVMFLITFFNTRERVQDRSGGKSLPVRESVKAIKGNMPWVAGVLIGVVFFILYVVKLSSGIYYITYNLNQPDLVTTANTLGSLTLVGIICVPFLTKKYSKKTLMIAGMAVSLLGQLIIYLGGDSTAMVLTGIVVGAVGLGLPVGLLFALIADTVDYGEWKSGVRAQGLLASTASGIAIKLGSGLGGAIPAWLLAAGGYVANQTQTQTALRMIEISFIWLPILLCIVSILILVFLYRWDKPHHEIVAELEVRRAQ from the coding sequence ATGGCGATAAGAGAAGAGTCCAATCAAAAGTTATCCTTATTGGAAAAAGTAAGCTACGGTTTGGGAGATACGGCGTCCAACTTGATTTATGCGGTGGTTACCACTTATTTAACCTTCTATTTTACGGATGTCTATGGCATTGGCGCTGCCGCAGTAGGTACACTATTGTTGGTTGCAAGACTTGTGGATATGGTGGACAGTCCTATTTTCGGCATCCTTATCGACAAGACGCATACCAAATGGGGGAAATCAAGACCGTGGATTTTATGGTCCTGCTTTCCGTTTACCATCGTAACGATCCTGTTGTTTATGGGACCTGAGTTAAGCGCGTCCGGTAAACTGGTGTATGCTTACATTTTCTATATTGCTTCCAACATTCTGTATACAGCCGTTAACAATCCGTTAACTACCTTGCTTCCCAGCTTGTCCAGCGAAATTCAGGAACGAACGGTGGCCAACTCTTTTCGGATGTTTGGCGGGCAACTGGGCGGATTGCTGGTCAATCTGACGTTATTGCCGCTTGTCGCATTTTTCGGGAATGGGGATCAGCAAAAGGGCTTCTTCCATACGATGATTCTTTTTGGCGCAGTGGGGCTGGTGATGTTCCTGATCACATTTTTTAATACGAGAGAACGTGTTCAGGATAGATCCGGGGGCAAATCATTGCCTGTCAGGGAGAGCGTCAAAGCGATTAAAGGCAATATGCCATGGGTTGCCGGGGTTTTAATAGGCGTCGTATTTTTTATCTTGTACGTGGTGAAATTGTCGTCGGGCATTTATTACATTACCTACAATCTGAATCAGCCTGACCTCGTCACTACGGCCAATACGCTCGGCTCGTTGACCCTGGTGGGAATTATCTGTGTGCCGTTCTTAACCAAGAAGTATAGTAAAAAAACGTTGATGATCGCCGGAATGGCCGTCAGCCTGCTCGGTCAGCTGATTATTTATCTCGGTGGCGACAGTACGGCTATGGTGCTTACGGGTATAGTCGTTGGTGCCGTTGGTCTGGGATTGCCTGTCGGGTTATTGTTTGCACTTATTGCCGATACGGTGGATTATGGTGAATGGAAATCAGGCGTTCGCGCGCAAGGCTTGCTTGCTTCCACCGCTTCCGGGATCGCCATTAAACTAGGGTCCGGTCTAGGCGGAGCGATTCCGGCCTGGTTGCTTGCGGCAGGGGGATATGTTGCCAATCAAACCCAGACACAGACCGCACTTCGGATGATAGAAATCAGTTTTATCTGGCTGCCGATCCTGTTATGTATAGTGTCGATTCTCATTTTGGTTTTTCTATACCGTTGGGACAAACCCCATCATGAGATTGTTGCGGAATTGGAAGTGAGAAGAGCTCAATAG
- a CDS encoding beta-glucosidase has protein sequence MKANKQVRLSYTAKAKEIVSQMSLEEKVYLMSGRVSMEEMLEDFKERHYNWRPYPAGGNDRLGVPELKFVDGPRGVVSGNSTCFPVAMSRGAAFDPELEERIGHAIGKEVRAQGGNFFGGVCINLPYNPGWGRSQEVYGEESFHLGVMGSSLVKGVQEENVIACVKHFAFNSMEWARFKVSVIADKRTEREVFLPHFKDCVDAGAGSVMSAYNLYHGVHCGHHDYLLNQVLKDEWDFDGFVISDFAWGIKDTVEAANGGMDVEMCHTKFFGGKLVEAVRNGQVSEEKIDESAVRIVRTLLAFTEADKDTYGKDLIASKEHIELALEAAEKSMTLMKNDHHVLPFSKTETKRIAVIGGLGSKGNIGDHGSSRVFPPYIVTPVEGIKRLLPNAEVVFDSGEDLEQAKQLAKSVDAVVFVAGYDHDDEGESVTNEDADLKSGGDRKNSLGLHTKDIELIKAVGPVNPNSAAVLIGGNMIMIEEWKQSVSSILMAYYPGMEGGTAIAKTLFGDVNPGGKLPFVVPVSESHLPQVDWDAAEIKYDYYHGYAKLEKEGIEPSLPYGFGLSYTSFAMSHASFQAVDDHIIAACEVENTGDVTGDEVVQLYVGFGNSGLDRPVKVLRGFKRITLKPGQKEKVEIACPVEKIKWFNPAANRWELEEMAYEVYIGSSSAEKDLIKGSINLH, from the coding sequence ATGAAGGCCAATAAACAGGTTCGCTTATCATATACTGCGAAGGCGAAGGAAATTGTAAGCCAAATGAGCTTGGAGGAAAAAGTATATCTCATGAGCGGAAGAGTCTCCATGGAGGAAATGCTGGAAGATTTTAAGGAGAGACATTACAACTGGAGACCTTATCCCGCCGGCGGAAATGACCGCTTGGGGGTGCCGGAACTGAAATTTGTCGACGGCCCCCGCGGAGTCGTATCCGGCAACAGCACCTGCTTTCCGGTAGCCATGTCAAGAGGTGCTGCCTTTGACCCTGAGCTTGAAGAGCGCATTGGACATGCTATAGGCAAAGAGGTTCGCGCGCAAGGCGGCAATTTTTTTGGCGGCGTTTGCATTAACCTCCCGTATAACCCGGGGTGGGGCAGAAGCCAGGAAGTATACGGCGAGGAATCGTTCCACCTGGGCGTCATGGGTTCCTCTTTGGTAAAAGGGGTTCAGGAAGAAAATGTAATCGCTTGCGTGAAGCATTTTGCTTTCAATAGCATGGAGTGGGCCCGGTTTAAGGTGAGCGTCATCGCTGATAAACGAACGGAACGCGAGGTTTTTTTGCCGCACTTTAAGGATTGTGTAGATGCAGGTGCCGGCAGTGTAATGAGTGCCTATAACTTGTACCACGGAGTTCATTGCGGGCATCATGATTATTTGTTGAATCAGGTTTTGAAGGATGAGTGGGATTTTGACGGTTTTGTGATCAGTGATTTTGCCTGGGGCATCAAAGATACGGTTGAAGCTGCAAATGGCGGCATGGACGTTGAAATGTGCCATACGAAATTTTTTGGCGGCAAGCTGGTCGAAGCTGTAAGAAACGGTCAAGTCAGCGAAGAAAAAATCGATGAGTCGGCAGTAAGAATTGTGCGTACCTTACTGGCATTTACAGAAGCGGACAAGGATACGTACGGCAAGGACCTGATCGCAAGCAAAGAGCATATCGAATTGGCGCTGGAAGCTGCCGAGAAATCCATGACCTTGATGAAAAACGATCACCATGTCCTGCCGTTCTCCAAAACAGAGACAAAGCGTATCGCGGTTATTGGCGGACTCGGCAGCAAAGGAAACATTGGCGATCATGGCTCAAGCCGGGTGTTTCCGCCTTACATTGTTACACCGGTGGAGGGAATTAAACGCCTGCTTCCAAATGCCGAGGTGGTCTTCGACAGCGGGGAGGATCTGGAGCAAGCGAAGCAATTGGCGAAATCCGTTGATGCCGTTGTTTTTGTCGCAGGATATGACCACGATGATGAGGGGGAATCCGTCACGAACGAAGATGCAGATTTGAAGTCGGGCGGGGATCGTAAAAACAGTCTTGGTTTGCATACGAAGGATATTGAACTTATTAAAGCGGTTGGCCCCGTTAACCCTAACTCTGCTGCTGTATTGATCGGCGGCAATATGATCATGATTGAAGAATGGAAGCAGTCCGTGTCGTCCATCCTGATGGCCTATTATCCGGGAATGGAAGGCGGCACCGCCATAGCGAAAACGTTGTTCGGGGACGTTAACCCGGGCGGCAAATTGCCTTTTGTTGTACCGGTGAGCGAAAGCCATCTTCCCCAAGTGGATTGGGATGCAGCCGAGATCAAATATGACTATTATCATGGGTATGCCAAATTGGAGAAGGAAGGAATCGAGCCTTCCCTGCCTTACGGATTTGGTTTATCCTACACCAGCTTTGCAATGTCCCATGCCTCCTTCCAAGCAGTGGATGATCACATCATCGCAGCTTGCGAGGTTGAAAATACAGGAGACGTAACGGGTGACGAAGTCGTTCAGCTGTATGTCGGTTTCGGCAACTCCGGGCTGGACCGGCCCGTTAAAGTGCTGCGCGGGTTTAAGCGGATCACGCTGAAGCCGGGGCAAAAGGAGAAGGTTGAGATCGCCTGTCCGGTTGAAAAAATCAAATGGTTTAATCCTGCCGCAAACCGGTGGGAGCTTGAAGAGATGGCCTATGAGGTGTACATCGGAAGCAGCAGCGCAGAAAAGGATTTAATCAAGGGAAGCATTAACTTACATTAA
- a CDS encoding RES family NAD+ phosphorylase — protein MIEDEITIQNKLEFFHIVFAEEFDSIFSADIICCEECVDEFIKYWPGVYINDQDFQTYSIQISSLYSMMRFSDFKTEDEFNQFSSGLVCPRCNQKLRGIIYPYNMPFNVPYGFKQLVGEIAKIAYETPFLLLTHPFALEVFQEITNISQTIDPEILSDAVYRARIFNNEIVYTAADFFTPPKEKVAEGRYNHAGKQVLYLSEEPEACFHELRSPQEGVMIANIRIKKPIKVLDLTMQAHESNIINLIRWSSLMSSPNEGEGWHKPHYVFTRFIADCAKAAGFHAIKYPSVRFDEGMNLALISYSEHTNDFQVDEIFLFNDSNTKIEILKQRLMESLSSEFIKW, from the coding sequence TTGATCGAAGATGAAATAACAATCCAGAATAAACTAGAGTTCTTTCATATAGTTTTTGCAGAAGAATTTGATTCGATTTTTTCAGCAGATATCATATGTTGTGAAGAATGCGTAGATGAATTTATCAAATACTGGCCGGGTGTCTATATTAACGATCAGGATTTTCAAACCTACTCAATACAAATTTCATCATTGTATTCGATGATGCGATTCAGTGATTTTAAAACTGAAGATGAATTTAATCAATTCTCATCTGGTTTAGTATGTCCTCGATGCAACCAAAAATTACGTGGAATCATCTATCCCTATAATATGCCCTTTAATGTTCCATATGGATTCAAGCAACTCGTAGGAGAAATTGCTAAAATAGCATATGAGACACCTTTTTTACTATTAACACATCCTTTTGCACTTGAGGTGTTTCAAGAAATCACTAATATATCTCAAACAATTGATCCTGAGATTTTATCTGATGCAGTATACAGAGCCCGAATATTCAATAATGAAATTGTTTATACTGCAGCTGACTTTTTTACTCCTCCTAAAGAGAAGGTTGCTGAGGGGAGGTATAATCATGCTGGAAAACAAGTATTATACCTTTCTGAGGAGCCGGAAGCATGCTTCCATGAACTACGTTCCCCCCAAGAAGGTGTGATGATTGCAAACATACGTATAAAAAAACCAATCAAAGTTTTAGACTTAACAATGCAAGCTCATGAGTCAAACATCATTAACTTAATAAGATGGTCATCCTTAATGAGTTCCCCAAATGAAGGGGAGGGGTGGCACAAGCCTCACTATGTCTTTACAAGATTTATTGCTGATTGTGCTAAAGCAGCTGGATTCCATGCTATCAAATATCCGAGTGTGCGTTTTGATGAAGGTATGAACCTAGCACTAATTAGTTATTCAGAGCATACAAATGATTTTCAAGTTGATGAAATATTTTTATTTAATGATAGTAATACTAAAATTGAAATATTAAAACAAAGATTAATGGAATCTCTTAGTTCAGAATTTATTAAGTGGTGA
- a CDS encoding class I SAM-dependent methyltransferase: MKVVIGAGQTKYDGWLSTQEDELNLLALDSWIKLSAPKSIDALLAEHVWEHLTYEEGITAAKHCYQFLKPGGYIRCAVPDKNFRNDWYQQMVQVGGPGPADHPAASHKIVYDAKTFVSVFEKVGFEVTLLEYCDDNGDFHYTYWNEMDGKIGRSFRFDTRNSINELGMVSIIIDAKKPLLIKNNT, from the coding sequence ATGAAAGTAGTCATTGGAGCAGGGCAGACAAAGTATGATGGTTGGCTCAGTACCCAAGAAGATGAATTGAATTTACTAGCTTTGGACAGTTGGATCAAATTATCTGCACCAAAAAGTATTGATGCACTCCTGGCTGAACATGTGTGGGAGCATTTAACTTATGAGGAAGGGATTACGGCTGCGAAGCATTGCTATCAGTTTTTAAAACCTGGTGGGTACATCCGTTGTGCGGTTCCCGATAAAAATTTCCGTAACGATTGGTATCAACAGATGGTTCAAGTCGGAGGTCCTGGACCAGCTGATCATCCTGCGGCATCTCATAAAATAGTATACGATGCTAAAACGTTTGTATCCGTATTTGAAAAGGTGGGGTTTGAAGTAACGTTGTTGGAGTATTGCGATGATAACGGAGATTTTCATTATACATACTGGAATGAAATGGACGGGAAGATAGGGAGATCATTTCGATTTGATACAAGGAATTCCATTAACGAATTAGGAATGGTATCCATTATTATAGATGCAAAAAAGCCATTGCTAATAAAAAATAACACTTAA
- a CDS encoding helix-turn-helix domain-containing protein — MLKSNLRVLMAEHRIDDITELMEKSGLSRNSINKLYRETQLETVKLETLFKLCDTFQCKLSDLIEYVPGE; from the coding sequence TTGTTGAAAAGCAATTTAAGAGTTCTAATGGCTGAACACCGTATAGACGACATCACTGAATTAATGGAGAAATCGGGTTTAAGCCGAAACTCAATTAACAAACTGTATAGAGAAACTCAACTGGAGACTGTTAAGTTGGAGACGCTATTCAAACTTTGTGATACGTTTCAATGCAAGCTGTCAGATTTGATTGAGTATGTGCCGGGAGAATAG
- a CDS encoding ParA family protein produces the protein MTQTTVITIANQKGGTGKTTTAYNLACALSYEDKKVLLVDFDPQGNLSMCFGIENPDQLKFSMFNIMNALMSDEPLPAPEEYIHNHGNIDLIPSNIELSVAEINLRDEMGGEKTLTTLLESMKQRYDYIIIDTNPSLGLLTINALAASDSVLIPVNPQLWSATGLTQLLKIIIKVKKRINPRINIAGILMTMCDTRTNLYKEAFRLVKAYYQKTVRIFDVQIPLSVKVGEANFYSQSIIEFNPKSKVATAYCSLAKELMQDEQ, from the coding sequence ATGACACAAACAACCGTTATCACCATCGCCAATCAGAAAGGTGGCACAGGCAAGACTACCACCGCCTACAATCTGGCGTGCGCCTTGTCTTATGAAGATAAAAAAGTGCTGCTGGTTGATTTCGACCCACAAGGCAATCTGAGCATGTGCTTTGGAATCGAGAATCCAGATCAGCTTAAGTTTTCAATGTTCAATATTATGAACGCCCTCATGAGCGACGAACCACTGCCGGCTCCTGAAGAATACATTCATAATCATGGCAATATAGACCTCATCCCAAGCAACATAGAACTATCCGTTGCTGAGATTAATTTAAGAGATGAAATGGGTGGTGAAAAGACTCTCACCACATTATTGGAATCCATGAAGCAAAGATATGACTATATCATTATAGACACAAATCCCTCTCTTGGTCTACTAACGATAAACGCCCTTGCTGCCAGTGACAGTGTGTTAATTCCGGTAAACCCTCAACTGTGGTCAGCAACAGGCCTAACTCAGCTTCTGAAAATTATCATTAAGGTGAAGAAACGAATTAATCCGCGGATTAACATTGCGGGAATTTTAATGACTATGTGTGATACCAGAACCAATTTATATAAAGAAGCCTTTCGGTTAGTGAAAGCTTATTACCAGAAAACCGTCCGCATCTTTGATGTTCAAATCCCTCTCTCAGTCAAAGTCGGTGAGGCGAATTTCTATAGTCAAAGTATTATTGAATTCAATCCTAAGTCGAAGGTAGCCACTGCTTATTGCAGTTTAGCGAAGGAGCTGATGCAAGATGAGCAATAA
- a CDS encoding ParB N-terminal domain-containing protein: MSNKRPTPKLSSIDELLLLSEGPDHTTSSPENSGVTSLLLSSLIPFHKHPFKLYEGKKLDDLIESVLENGVLIPVIVRPMEQDSYEILSGHNRVNAAKAAGLLSIPSIVKEQLTEAEAVIIVVDTNFHQRSIQDMLPSELARALEMQLEACKEAKQKQSKITQLENGEIPYNTEDSESTVPVGQRTWSVDEVSEKNDMSPTNIKRYLRLNHLLPELMERVDQGEIKLRPAVDLSYLKPQEQQTVESLIHEQGFKVDMKKSELLRAKSENRNFTEQAASVILSGESSRKPKNKVPAPFKLKHKVYAKYFSPESKAAEVEEIIDKALTLYFSLQSEPELHPLIEEEEI, translated from the coding sequence ATGAGCAATAAGCGACCTACGCCTAAGCTTTCAAGCATTGATGAGCTTTTACTTTTGTCTGAGGGACCAGACCATACAACATCATCTCCTGAAAATTCAGGAGTCACTTCTCTTCTACTCTCCAGCCTTATTCCCTTTCATAAACATCCATTTAAGTTATATGAGGGCAAAAAACTGGATGACTTAATCGAAAGCGTCCTAGAGAACGGTGTGCTAATTCCCGTTATAGTCCGTCCAATGGAACAAGATTCCTATGAAATTCTTTCTGGGCATAATCGCGTCAATGCCGCTAAAGCTGCGGGGTTACTTTCTATCCCTTCCATTGTTAAAGAACAATTGACGGAAGCAGAAGCTGTAATTATCGTGGTGGACACCAATTTTCATCAACGTTCCATTCAGGATATGTTGCCCAGTGAACTTGCTCGTGCCCTGGAGATGCAGCTTGAAGCTTGCAAAGAAGCTAAGCAAAAACAGAGCAAAATAACTCAGCTTGAAAACGGCGAGATCCCTTATAACACCGAGGATTCTGAGTCCACTGTCCCAGTGGGACAGCGAACTTGGAGCGTGGATGAAGTTTCCGAGAAAAACGATATGAGCCCAACCAATATCAAACGATATTTGCGCTTGAATCATCTTTTACCAGAACTCATGGAAAGAGTCGATCAAGGTGAAATCAAGCTTCGCCCGGCCGTCGATCTCTCTTACCTGAAACCGCAAGAACAACAAACCGTGGAATCTTTAATTCATGAACAAGGCTTTAAAGTAGATATGAAAAAATCCGAGCTGCTTCGAGCGAAATCAGAAAATCGCAATTTCACTGAGCAAGCCGCATCAGTGATCCTTTCCGGTGAGTCTAGCCGGAAGCCAAAAAATAAGGTTCCTGCTCCATTCAAGCTAAAGCATAAAGTATATGCCAAATATTTCTCTCCTGAGAGTAAAGCCGCAGAAGTTGAGGAAATCATCGATAAAGCTTTAACCCTATATTTTTCGCTCCAGTCAGAGCCTGAACTACATCCCTTAATTGAAGAGGAGGAAATTTAA
- a CDS encoding DUF6075 family protein, whose protein sequence is MVFKDLAHEQFYEGNVIRAERQHDPYRSALFYLLGLTEDTRRHINDLYDFREDSIRLEGLNNGWQTGTTVRLTRLAFNLYSGYTGEHEEETHSFSPYYLFDNGLMPYFFEGIKLRYPAYAVDIKRDWLPFVPDKDIYDELEQ, encoded by the coding sequence ATGGTATTCAAAGATCTGGCCCATGAACAGTTTTATGAAGGTAATGTCATTCGCGCTGAGCGTCAACACGATCCTTACCGATCCGCTCTGTTTTATCTGTTAGGCCTTACAGAAGATACTCGCCGTCACATTAATGATCTTTATGATTTCAGAGAAGACAGCATTAGGCTAGAGGGCTTAAACAACGGCTGGCAGACAGGCACAACAGTCCGTCTTACCCGTCTCGCATTTAACCTCTATTCGGGCTATACGGGAGAACATGAAGAAGAGACCCACTCTTTCAGCCCCTATTATCTGTTCGATAATGGACTCATGCCATATTTCTTTGAAGGGATCAAGCTTCGCTATCCAGCCTATGCTGTGGATATCAAACGAGATTGGCTTCCCTTTGTACCAGACAAAGATATCTATGATGAGCTGGAACAGTAA